The Microcella sp. genome includes the window ATGCGCGAGCTCATCGCTCGCGACCGCGAGGCGGCAGCATGAGCGGCGCGCACGACCCCGAGGTGCAGTACCACCTGCAGCTGCGCCCCGGTGATGTCGGCCGCTATGTGCTGCTGCCCGGCGACCCCGGCCGGTGCGAACCGATCGCCGCCCACTTCGATGAGGCCCGCCTCGTCGCGAGCAACCGCGAGTACACGACGTACACGGGCACGCTCGACGGCGTTCCGGTGAGCGTCGTCTCGACCGGTATCGGATGCCCGTCATCGGCCATCGCGGTCGAAGAGCTCATCAAGCTCGGCGCCGACACCTTCATTCGCGTGGGCACCTCGGGGGCGATTCAGCCCGACACCCCCTCGGGAACCCTCGCGATCGTCACCGCGGCCATTCGAGACGAGGGCACCTCGAGCCACTACCTGCCCATGGAGTTTCCGGCCATCGCAGACCCTCAGGTGGTCGACGCGATCACCGAGGCGGCTCGACGCACGGGTGCGCCGTGGGAGCGCGGAGTGACGCAGTCGAAAGACTCGTTCTACGGCGAGGTCGAGCCAGAGCGCATGCCCATGGCGGGCATGCTTGCAGACCGGTGGGCTGCCTGGGTCGCGGGTGGAGCCATCTGCTCTGAGATGGAGGCGTCGACGATCTTCATCATCAGTGCGATTCATCGCGTGCGCGCCGGCGGCATCATGCAGGTGCACAACGACGCCGTCGGCGGCGAGATCGACCAGAACCGCGAGCACTTGCTCGCGACCGCGGTCGAGTCGCTGCGCGTGCTGATCGCTCACGATCGAGATTCGAGTTCATGGCCCTGACGGCCGACGCCGAGCGGCTCGCGAGGGTCGCCCCCGAGTATGTCGCCCGCATGCGCGGGCACCAGCGTCGCAATGTGACGCTCATGATCCTCGACGGTGCGGCCTTCGCGCTCGTGCTGTCGATGCTGAGCGAGACGACGATCATTCCGGCGTTCGTCGAGGGGCTCACGGGCAGTGCCGTGCTCGTGGGCCTCGTGGGTGCGATCTTCGCGCTCGGGCGCTATGCCCCGCAGCTCGTCGGCGCGCACCTGGCGCTCGGGCGAGAGCGGCGCAAGCCG containing:
- a CDS encoding nucleoside phosphorylase, which gives rise to MSGAHDPEVQYHLQLRPGDVGRYVLLPGDPGRCEPIAAHFDEARLVASNREYTTYTGTLDGVPVSVVSTGIGCPSSAIAVEELIKLGADTFIRVGTSGAIQPDTPSGTLAIVTAAIRDEGTSSHYLPMEFPAIADPQVVDAITEAARRTGAPWERGVTQSKDSFYGEVEPERMPMAGMLADRWAAWVAGGAICSEMEASTIFIISAIHRVRAGGIMQVHNDAVGGEIDQNREHLLATAVESLRVLIAHDRDSSSWP